A section of the Salinisphaera sp. T31B1 genome encodes:
- a CDS encoding iron-siderophore ABC transporter substrate-binding protein, with the protein MVTLFQGATDTAVALGVTPVGVVESWQDKPIYPYLRPALAGVELIGLETQPSLEHIVLLEPDVIFASRFRHARIEPLLARIARVVMIDDVYRFQQTLAVMAQVLGRERRRQALDAQLDRRIRHLRARLSRRFGARWPLTVSLLDIRATEVRSYLPSSFGGSILRALGFRWNKTSREARGVSLNLSGVESLPVIDSDVFFVILHSRSTTVAAHYRRLQAHPLWQRMKAPRHQQVWEVDAVAWVLSGGILGVMHMLDDIEHWLDRESVRV; encoded by the coding sequence GTGGTCACACTCTTTCAAGGGGCGACCGACACGGCGGTCGCACTCGGCGTCACGCCGGTCGGCGTGGTCGAATCCTGGCAAGACAAACCGATCTATCCCTACCTGCGCCCGGCCCTGGCAGGTGTCGAACTGATCGGCCTGGAAACGCAGCCCAGCCTGGAACATATTGTCTTGCTCGAGCCTGACGTGATCTTCGCGTCTCGTTTTCGGCATGCGCGTATCGAGCCGCTGCTGGCACGTATCGCCCGGGTTGTGATGATCGACGACGTCTATCGCTTCCAACAGACTCTGGCCGTCATGGCGCAGGTGCTCGGTCGTGAACGACGGCGCCAGGCCCTCGACGCGCAGCTGGATCGCCGTATCCGGCATCTGCGCGCGCGTTTGTCGAGGCGGTTCGGCGCGCGTTGGCCGTTGACCGTATCGCTGCTCGATATCCGCGCCACCGAGGTTCGCAGCTATCTGCCGTCGAGCTTCGGCGGCTCGATTCTTCGGGCGCTCGGGTTTCGCTGGAACAAAACCAGTCGCGAGGCCCGCGGCGTGTCGCTGAACTTGAGCGGTGTGGAAAGCCTGCCGGTGATCGACTCCGATGTATTCTTCGTGATCCTGCATAGCCGCAGCACGACGGTCGCCGCGCATTATCGACGCCTGCAGGCCCATCCGCTCTGGCAACGTATGAAAGCACCCAGACATCAGCAGGTCTGGGAAGTCGATGCCGTGGCCTGGGTGCTATCCGGTGGCATCCTCGGCGTCATGCACATGCTCGACGATATCGAGCACTGGCTCGACCGCGAGAGCGTTCGCGTATGA
- a CDS encoding iron ABC transporter permease — protein MSTPQRLFALVALLIGCAVVSLMAGVHWMSPADIGHAFWTPSATNVDDLLIRTTRLSRTVLAIVVGASLAMAGGILQTLTHNPLASPGILGINAGALFAVVLIATTDSLAAHLSPYAGAFAGAAIAAAIVWWLAMRRQTATPLHLILAGAALAALFGAMSQALLVIDQQGLDTVLFWLAGSVSGRSLGTVWPLLAIAVLGLLFSVPLLRDLNLLATGDTVAAAAGIHLPRLQAMAIGVIVLLAGASVAMAGNIVFIGLIVPHIARRLLGADHRRWLPGAAVIGAILALVADIMARLLIAPDEVPIGVMTALIGAPVFIGLIRRQGPARA, from the coding sequence ATGAGCACACCGCAGAGACTGTTCGCACTCGTTGCCCTGCTGATCGGCTGCGCGGTCGTGAGCCTCATGGCCGGTGTCCACTGGATGAGCCCGGCCGACATCGGCCATGCCTTCTGGACGCCGTCGGCGACGAACGTCGACGATCTTCTGATTCGGACCACGCGCCTGTCCCGTACCGTCCTGGCGATCGTGGTCGGCGCCAGCCTGGCCATGGCCGGCGGTATCCTGCAGACGCTCACCCACAACCCGCTCGCCTCACCGGGTATTCTCGGCATCAATGCCGGCGCACTATTCGCGGTGGTGCTGATCGCGACCACGGACAGCCTGGCGGCGCATCTCAGTCCCTATGCCGGCGCTTTTGCGGGTGCGGCGATTGCTGCGGCCATCGTCTGGTGGCTGGCGATGCGGCGCCAGACCGCCACCCCACTGCATCTGATCCTCGCCGGCGCCGCCCTCGCAGCGCTGTTCGGTGCCATGAGTCAGGCATTGCTCGTGATCGATCAACAGGGGCTGGATACGGTGCTGTTCTGGCTGGCCGGCTCGGTGTCCGGGCGCAGCCTGGGCACCGTATGGCCACTACTCGCGATAGCCGTGCTGGGACTGTTGTTCAGCGTACCGCTGCTGCGCGATCTGAATTTGCTGGCCACAGGCGACACCGTCGCGGCGGCCGCCGGCATTCACCTGCCCCGTCTTCAAGCCATGGCAATCGGAGTGATCGTATTGCTGGCCGGCGCATCGGTCGCCATGGCCGGCAATATCGTGTTCATCGGCTTGATCGTGCCGCATATCGCCCGCCGTCTGCTGGGCGCGGACCATCGCCGCTGGCTGCCCGGCGCGGCCGTCATCGGTGCCATTCTTGCTCTGGTCGCCGATATCATGGCCCGGCTGCTCATCGCGCCCGACGAAGTCCCGATCGGCGTAATGACCGCGCTGATCGGCGCGCCGGTGTTCATCGGGCTGATACGGCGTCAGGGGCCTGCACGTGCCTGA
- a CDS encoding iron ABC transporter permease, whose amino-acid sequence MPESRALRLGRWSRRFSPSPWRNVLGIMLLCSLSGMGALMLGAIPLSPPAFLHAFIQPESRPGLIVLQLRAPRVLLALLCGGALAVSGWLFQQVMRNALASPDTLGVTAGASAAAVAYLSYLAADWGTAGLPVAAMAGALAVITVVYRLAWHRGTTPLRLILMGIGMAALCGAMTTFILVSSPLSTTLSAYVWLTGSVYGANWTEVRRLALCCTGLALILVPLLRHALLAPLDDALATGLGVKVQRTRALLTLVASILAGVAIAWGGAMAFVGLVAPHIARQITPSPGAAQLITSSALGATLVMLSDLLGRTLFVPLDLPAGIFVAAIGTPFFLTLLLRQARSL is encoded by the coding sequence GTGCCTGAGTCCCGTGCGCTGCGCCTGGGCCGCTGGTCGCGCCGGTTCAGTCCGTCGCCCTGGCGTAACGTGCTGGGCATCATGCTGCTGTGCAGCCTTTCCGGCATGGGCGCGCTCATGCTTGGCGCGATACCGCTATCGCCGCCGGCCTTCCTGCATGCATTCATTCAGCCCGAGAGCCGCCCCGGGCTGATCGTGCTGCAGCTTCGCGCTCCGCGCGTATTGCTGGCGTTGCTGTGCGGCGGGGCGCTGGCGGTGTCCGGCTGGCTGTTCCAGCAGGTGATGCGCAACGCACTTGCCTCGCCCGATACGCTGGGCGTCACCGCAGGTGCCAGCGCGGCGGCCGTCGCCTATCTGTCGTATCTGGCCGCTGACTGGGGGACGGCAGGGCTGCCCGTGGCGGCCATGGCAGGTGCGCTGGCCGTGATCACTGTGGTTTATCGCCTGGCCTGGCATCGGGGTACAACGCCATTGCGGCTCATCCTGATGGGTATCGGCATGGCCGCACTCTGCGGCGCGATGACCACCTTCATTCTGGTATCCAGCCCGCTGAGCACCACGCTGTCGGCCTATGTATGGCTGACCGGCAGTGTTTATGGCGCCAACTGGACCGAGGTACGACGGCTGGCGCTGTGCTGTACTGGGCTGGCACTGATACTCGTACCCTTGCTGCGTCACGCCCTGCTAGCACCGCTCGACGATGCCCTGGCCACCGGGCTTGGCGTAAAGGTCCAGCGCACGCGGGCGCTACTGACGCTGGTTGCTTCAATACTGGCCGGCGTTGCGATCGCCTGGGGCGGCGCCATGGCATTCGTGGGCCTGGTTGCTCCCCATATCGCCCGCCAGATCACGCCGTCGCCCGGCGCTGCACAGCTGATCACCAGTTCGGCGCTGGGTGCGACCCTCGTCATGCTCTCCGATCTGCTCGGACGCACGCTGTTCGTGCCGCTGGATCTGCCGGCCGGCATATTCGTGGCCGCGATCGGTACGCCCTTTTTTCTTACTCTGCTCCTGCGCCAGGCGCGTTCGCTATGA
- a CDS encoding ABC transporter ATP-binding protein, with protein MTQLSATRITAGYRHETILRELTLALPEGQLSVLIGSNGCGKSTLLKTLARLLAPWSGEVVLDGADIHRQPTQAVARTLSLLPQQPLAPEGLSVRQLVALGRHPHQSWLSQWSERDEACVAEALARTDLLTLADRAVDSLSGGQRQRAWIAMAVAQDTPLMLLDEPTSFLDLTHQLEVLDLLKTLNRDAAKTIVLVLHDLNLACRYADHIVALKHGRIHAQGTPEEVVTEANVRSVFALDCRVIADPFFGVPLCIPFGRDSSS; from the coding sequence ATGACGCAGCTTTCTGCAACGCGTATCACGGCCGGCTATCGGCACGAGACGATCCTGCGCGAACTGACGTTGGCCCTCCCCGAGGGGCAACTGTCGGTTCTGATCGGCAGCAACGGTTGCGGCAAGAGCACGCTCTTGAAAACGCTGGCCCGGCTGCTCGCCCCCTGGAGCGGCGAGGTGGTGCTCGATGGCGCCGATATACATCGCCAGCCCACTCAAGCTGTCGCTCGTACGTTGTCGCTGCTCCCGCAACAGCCCCTCGCACCCGAAGGCCTGAGCGTTCGTCAACTGGTCGCGCTCGGCCGTCATCCGCATCAAAGCTGGCTTTCGCAATGGTCGGAGCGCGATGAGGCCTGTGTGGCCGAGGCACTGGCGCGCACCGACCTGCTGACGCTGGCGGATCGCGCCGTGGATTCACTGTCGGGCGGCCAGCGGCAGCGCGCCTGGATTGCCATGGCCGTGGCCCAGGATACGCCGCTCATGCTGCTCGACGAGCCGACGTCGTTTCTCGATCTCACCCACCAGCTGGAGGTGCTGGATCTGTTGAAGACGCTCAATCGCGATGCAGCCAAGACGATTGTTCTGGTTCTGCACGATCTCAATCTGGCCTGCCGCTATGCCGACCATATCGTGGCACTCAAGCACGGACGTATTCATGCACAGGGCACACCCGAGGAAGTGGTTACCGAGGCCAATGTGCGCAGCGTGTTCGCGCTGGATTGTCGCGTGATCGCCGACCCGTTCTTCGGCGTGCCGCTGTGTATTCCGTTCGGCCGCGACTCGTCGTCATGA
- a CDS encoding IucA/IucC family C-terminal-domain containing protein gives MTPAAGLFSAADWQYLTGPLQLIEAAGVDHPTLSVADFTDPARCRLLLDELGPVIGAPSRRITASLLSKRLAFLITGASLYALSACNRTLDMSADNCRIDPSHDGRRWTSCLPLHRLEAQAWPADQRDHARGVLVDQVFAGLIAPLWAVLHQVSGVPMRMLWENTAVRVYSLYERRMADFTEPASIARRDADWHFLIDAPAALFGWSANPLARFLYAPTRRANGDTVRFRRTCCLYFKATQPPVYCRTCPLLTIADKHGCEPGTAKQR, from the coding sequence ATGACGCCGGCGGCCGGGCTTTTCAGCGCTGCGGACTGGCAATATCTGACGGGGCCGCTGCAACTGATCGAGGCCGCCGGGGTGGATCACCCCACCCTCAGCGTGGCGGATTTCACCGACCCGGCGCGTTGTCGACTGTTGCTCGACGAGCTCGGCCCGGTCATCGGCGCGCCGTCACGGCGTATCACCGCCTCGCTGCTGTCAAAAAGGCTGGCGTTTCTCATCACCGGCGCGAGCCTCTATGCCCTGTCCGCCTGCAATCGCACTCTGGATATGTCGGCCGACAACTGCCGGATCGACCCCAGCCATGACGGCAGGCGCTGGACCTCCTGCCTGCCCCTGCATCGTCTCGAAGCGCAGGCGTGGCCTGCCGATCAGCGCGATCATGCCCGAGGCGTACTGGTCGACCAGGTGTTTGCAGGGCTCATCGCACCGCTGTGGGCGGTCTTGCACCAGGTCAGCGGCGTACCCATGCGCATGCTCTGGGAGAACACGGCCGTGCGGGTCTATTCGCTGTACGAACGCCGTATGGCCGACTTCACCGAACCGGCGTCGATCGCGCGCCGCGATGCGGACTGGCATTTTCTCATCGACGCACCGGCCGCCCTGTTCGGCTGGTCCGCCAATCCGCTGGCGCGTTTCCTGTATGCGCCCACCCGCCGGGCGAATGGCGACACCGTGCGCTTTCGGCGGACCTGCTGCCTGTACTTCAAGGCCACGCAGCCGCCGGTTTATTGCCGAACCTGTCCGCTGCTGACGATCGCGGACAAACACGGTTGCGAACCGGGCACGGCGAAACAGCGCTGA
- a CDS encoding phosphoadenosine phosphosulfate reductase family protein, protein MEVDVAKANAELAGKDPKQIVEWAVALGGKTIVTTNFGPYEAVILHLATRVQPDMEVVWIDSGYATRKTYLFAEKLIADLGLNITVYNPLISAARRDALMGIPDVDDPQHEEFTNQVKLEPFGRAMRETAPDVWLTAVRRDQTEFRKNMDIVSQDKPGAVVKVAPVLEWTEADMKAYLETHDLPNETNYYDPTKVLGNRECGLHNRFTA, encoded by the coding sequence ATGGAAGTCGATGTGGCGAAGGCCAACGCTGAACTGGCCGGCAAAGATCCGAAGCAGATCGTGGAATGGGCGGTCGCGCTCGGTGGCAAGACCATTGTCACGACCAACTTCGGCCCCTATGAGGCGGTCATCCTGCATCTGGCCACGCGTGTGCAGCCGGACATGGAAGTTGTCTGGATCGACTCCGGCTACGCCACGCGCAAGACGTATCTGTTCGCCGAAAAACTCATTGCGGACCTGGGTCTGAACATCACGGTCTACAATCCGCTGATATCGGCGGCACGCCGCGACGCGCTCATGGGTATTCCCGATGTAGATGATCCCCAGCACGAGGAGTTCACCAATCAGGTCAAGCTCGAGCCGTTTGGACGGGCGATGCGCGAAACCGCTCCCGATGTATGGTTGACCGCGGTGCGTCGTGACCAGACCGAGTTCCGCAAGAACATGGATATCGTCAGCCAGGACAAGCCGGGCGCGGTGGTCAAGGTCGCTCCCGTGCTCGAATGGACCGAGGCTGACATGAAGGCGTATCTGGAAACGCACGACCTGCCCAACGAGACCAACTATTACGACCCGACCAAGGTGTTGGGCAATCGCGAATGCGGTCTGCATAACCGCTTCACGGCCTGA
- the ettA gene encoding energy-dependent translational throttle protein EttA, with amino-acid sequence MAQYIYTMNGVGKVVPPKKHILRDIYLSFYPGAKIGVLGYNGAGKSTLLRIMAGIDTEIEGEARPMPGINIGYLPQEPQLDESKDVRGNVMEGLGDIAEKLARFNEISEAFADPDADFDALLTEQAELQEAIDAADGWEINNTLDRAGEALNLPAWEADVSKLSGGERRRVALCRLLLSKPDMLLLDEPTNHLDAESVAWLERFLKDFSGTVVAVTHDRYFLDNVAGWILELDRGHGIPYEGNYSSWLEQKEKRLEQEQKSEDAHQKAIKSELEWVRSNAKGRQSKSKARLKQFEELQSKEYQKRSETNEIYIPPGPRLGDLVFEMNDVTKSYGDRTLYEDVSLKVPQGAIVGIIGPNGAGKTTLFRMLNGEEQPDSGEIRVGETVDLAYVTQSREELDSAKTVWEEVSNGQDILQIGNYEIPSRAYIGRFNFKGSDQQKRVSELSGGERNRLQLAKLLQKGGNTLLLDEPTNDLDVETLRALEEALLEFPGAVLVISHDRWFLDRIATHILAFEDDEVVFIEGNYQDFEADRKRRLGSAAEGSAKAKHRKLA; translated from the coding sequence ATGGCTCAGTACATCTATACGATGAACGGCGTCGGCAAGGTCGTTCCGCCGAAGAAACATATCCTGCGGGATATTTATCTGTCGTTCTACCCGGGTGCGAAGATCGGCGTGCTCGGCTACAACGGCGCCGGCAAGTCCACCCTGCTGCGCATCATGGCCGGTATCGATACCGAGATCGAGGGCGAAGCCCGGCCGATGCCCGGCATCAATATCGGTTATCTGCCGCAGGAGCCGCAGCTCGACGAATCCAAGGATGTGCGCGGCAACGTCATGGAAGGCCTGGGCGATATCGCGGAGAAGCTGGCCCGCTTCAACGAAATCAGCGAAGCCTTTGCCGACCCGGACGCCGACTTCGATGCCCTGCTCACCGAACAGGCCGAGCTTCAGGAAGCCATCGACGCGGCCGACGGCTGGGAGATCAACAACACGCTGGATCGCGCCGGCGAAGCGTTGAACCTGCCGGCCTGGGAAGCCGACGTCTCCAAGCTGTCCGGCGGTGAGCGCCGCCGCGTGGCGCTGTGCCGTCTGCTGTTGTCCAAGCCGGACATGCTCCTGCTCGACGAGCCGACCAACCATCTGGACGCGGAATCCGTCGCCTGGCTGGAGCGCTTTCTCAAGGATTTCTCGGGTACGGTCGTGGCCGTCACCCATGATCGCTACTTCCTCGACAACGTCGCCGGCTGGATTCTGGAACTGGATCGCGGCCACGGCATTCCCTACGAAGGCAACTATTCCTCCTGGCTGGAACAGAAGGAAAAACGCCTCGAACAGGAGCAGAAATCCGAGGACGCCCACCAGAAGGCGATCAAGTCGGAGCTGGAATGGGTACGCTCGAACGCCAAGGGCCGCCAGTCCAAATCCAAGGCGCGCCTGAAGCAGTTCGAAGAGCTGCAGTCCAAGGAATACCAGAAGCGCAGCGAAACCAACGAAATCTATATCCCGCCGGGCCCGCGTCTGGGTGATCTCGTGTTCGAGATGAACGACGTCACCAAGTCCTATGGCGACCGCACGCTCTATGAAGACGTCTCGCTCAAGGTGCCGCAAGGCGCGATCGTGGGCATCATCGGCCCCAACGGCGCCGGCAAGACCACGCTGTTTCGCATGCTCAACGGCGAGGAACAGCCGGATTCCGGCGAGATCCGCGTGGGCGAAACGGTCGATCTGGCCTATGTGACCCAGTCGCGCGAGGAACTGGATTCGGCCAAGACGGTGTGGGAGGAAGTCTCCAACGGTCAGGATATTCTCCAGATCGGCAACTACGAGATTCCGTCGCGCGCCTATATCGGGCGGTTCAACTTCAAGGGCAGCGATCAGCAGAAACGCGTCTCGGAGCTGTCCGGCGGTGAACGCAACCGGCTGCAGCTGGCCAAGCTGCTGCAGAAAGGCGGCAACACCCTGCTGCTCGACGAGCCCACCAACGATCTGGACGTGGAAACCCTGCGCGCGCTCGAGGAAGCCCTGCTGGAGTTTCCCGGCGCCGTGCTGGTGATCTCGCATGACCGCTGGTTCCTCGACCGCATCGCCACCCATATCCTTGCTTTCGAGGATGACGAGGTGGTGTTCATCGAGGGCAACTACCAGGACTTCGAGGCCGACCGCAAACGCCGGCTCGGCAGCGCGGCCGAGGGCTCGGCCAAGGCCAAGCACCGCAAGCTGGCCTGA
- a CDS encoding NAD(P)/FAD-dependent oxidoreductase, protein MAADITQTDTLVVGAGQAGVAMSEHLSHLGVPHVVLERDRIAERWRTGRWDSLVANGPAWHDRFPGMSFDDVDPDGFPTKDQVADYFETYAARFDAPIRTGVEVHEVVRNTTRPGFSIDTSAGSFEAARVVAATGPFQRPAIPSIAPDRRSIHQIHSSEYRNPGQLPEGGVLVVGAGSSGVQIADELLRSGRPVFLSVGPHDRPPRSYRNRDFVWWLGVLGKWDAEAAQPGAEHVTIAVSGAHGGQTVDFRALAHRGMTLVGRTGTFDNGVVTFEPDLAANLARGDDNYHSLLDEADAYVRRNNLDLPEEPEARRTLADPHCVTRPILSLDLVEAGVTSIVWATGFSTDYSWLGVNAFDEAGQPRHQRGVSSEPGVYFLGLPWLSRRGSSFIWGVWHDAKHIADHIATQRKYLAYHHDAQRAGIEQHPTGQDRSTPVGDPAQTAFRMRTN, encoded by the coding sequence ATGGCAGCAGACATAACGCAAACCGATACGCTGGTGGTCGGTGCAGGCCAGGCGGGCGTGGCGATGAGCGAACACCTGAGCCATCTCGGCGTGCCGCATGTCGTGCTCGAGCGCGACCGCATCGCCGAACGCTGGCGTACCGGACGCTGGGACTCCCTGGTCGCGAACGGGCCGGCCTGGCACGACCGCTTCCCGGGCATGTCGTTCGATGATGTCGACCCCGACGGCTTTCCCACCAAGGATCAGGTAGCCGACTATTTCGAGACCTACGCAGCGCGATTCGATGCCCCGATCCGAACCGGCGTGGAGGTTCACGAAGTGGTTCGCAACACCACCCGCCCGGGGTTTTCGATCGACACCTCGGCCGGTTCGTTCGAGGCCGCCCGTGTAGTCGCCGCCACCGGTCCGTTCCAGCGGCCGGCCATTCCGTCGATCGCCCCTGATCGGCGATCGATTCACCAGATTCATTCGTCGGAATACCGTAACCCCGGGCAATTGCCCGAGGGCGGCGTACTGGTCGTTGGCGCCGGATCGTCCGGCGTACAGATCGCCGACGAGCTGCTGCGCAGCGGCCGCCCGGTATTTCTGTCGGTCGGGCCCCATGATCGACCGCCGCGCAGCTATCGCAACCGCGACTTCGTCTGGTGGCTGGGTGTATTGGGCAAATGGGACGCCGAAGCCGCCCAGCCGGGCGCCGAACACGTCACGATCGCAGTAAGCGGCGCGCACGGCGGACAGACCGTCGACTTCCGCGCGCTGGCCCATCGAGGCATGACGCTGGTCGGCCGAACAGGCACGTTCGACAACGGCGTGGTCACCTTCGAGCCCGATCTGGCCGCCAATCTGGCCCGCGGCGACGACAATTATCATTCGCTGCTGGATGAAGCCGATGCCTACGTTCGCCGTAACAACCTCGACCTGCCGGAAGAACCCGAGGCACGACGGACTCTGGCCGACCCGCACTGCGTGACTCGGCCGATTCTGTCACTCGACCTGGTCGAGGCCGGCGTGACTTCGATCGTGTGGGCCACCGGTTTCTCGACTGATTACAGCTGGCTGGGCGTGAACGCCTTCGACGAGGCCGGCCAGCCCCGACATCAACGCGGCGTATCCAGCGAACCAGGCGTCTATTTCCTCGGCCTGCCGTGGCTGTCGCGTCGTGGCTCAAGCTTCATCTGGGGCGTCTGGCACGATGCCAAGCATATCGCCGACCATATCGCGACCCAGCGCAAGTATCTGGCCTATCACCATGACGCCCAGCGTGCGGGCATCGAGCAACACCCGACGGGCCAGGACCGCTCGACCCCTGTCGGCGATCCGGCACAAACCGCTTTCCGCATGAGGACGAACTGA
- a CDS encoding RidA family protein, whose product MPTHTRIRMFNTKQTYPNQSLDNDLCQAVRAGNTVYVRGQVGTDFEGNLVGLGDPGAQARQAMSNVKQLLAEAGSDMSHIVKTTTYITDARFREPVYREVGRWLRGVFPISTGLVVAGLAQPEWLMEIDVIAVIPDQENAS is encoded by the coding sequence ATGCCGACTCATACCCGAATCCGCATGTTCAACACGAAGCAGACCTATCCCAATCAATCACTGGACAACGACCTGTGCCAGGCCGTACGTGCGGGCAACACGGTCTACGTACGCGGCCAGGTCGGTACCGATTTCGAAGGGAATCTGGTGGGCCTGGGCGATCCCGGCGCCCAGGCGCGCCAGGCAATGAGCAACGTCAAGCAGCTGCTTGCCGAGGCAGGCTCGGACATGAGTCATATCGTCAAGACCACCACCTACATCACCGACGCGCGTTTCCGTGAACCGGTCTATCGCGAAGTCGGCCGCTGGCTCAGAGGGGTATTCCCGATCTCCACCGGTCTGGTCGTTGCCGGCCTGGCCCAGCCGGAGTGGCTCATGGAAATCGACGTCATCGCCGTCATTCCCGATCAGGAGAACGCATCATGA
- a CDS encoding DUF1028 domain-containing protein codes for MTFSIAGFCRETGQFGAAISSSSICVASRCLFTAPGHGVVLTQNVTNPALGQMGVELLREGQAADRVLARLCEHESHPEWRQLLVLDGQGQSATHSGEQTLGIHTTMQGRDCVVGGNMLADTDVVSAMCAAFEASDGELAVRLLAAMDAGVTAGGEMGPVHSAGLQVTDQASWPVVDLRVDWHDDPLAELRRLWERYLPERAAYVCRAAQPDQSPSYGVPGDQR; via the coding sequence ATGACTTTTTCTATTGCAGGGTTCTGTCGCGAGACCGGCCAGTTCGGCGCGGCGATCAGTTCATCGAGCATCTGTGTCGCCAGCCGCTGTCTGTTCACAGCGCCCGGCCATGGCGTCGTGCTCACGCAGAATGTCACCAATCCGGCGCTCGGCCAGATGGGCGTGGAGCTGTTACGGGAAGGACAGGCCGCCGATCGGGTGCTCGCGCGGCTATGCGAACACGAATCCCATCCGGAATGGCGACAGCTGCTGGTACTCGACGGCCAGGGGCAAAGCGCGACTCACAGCGGCGAACAGACCCTGGGTATTCATACCACCATGCAGGGCCGTGACTGCGTGGTCGGCGGCAACATGCTCGCCGATACCGACGTGGTTAGTGCGATGTGCGCTGCGTTTGAAGCCAGCGACGGCGAGTTGGCGGTTCGACTGCTTGCGGCCATGGACGCCGGCGTGACCGCGGGCGGCGAGATGGGCCCGGTACACTCGGCCGGCCTTCAGGTTACCGATCAGGCTAGCTGGCCCGTTGTCGACCTGCGCGTCGACTGGCATGACGACCCCCTGGCCGAACTGCGCAGACTCTGGGAGCGGTATCTGCCCGAACGGGCCGCCTATGTCTGTCGCGCTGCCCAGCCGGACCAGTCACCCTCTTATGGCGTACCCGGCGACCAACGCTAG
- the argE gene encoding acetylornithine deacetylase encodes MPHPSTVDILADLIALDTTSCRSNLALIEYVEGYLARYGVVGRRVADASGEKANLYCTIGPGDASGVMLSGHTDTVPVTGQRWRFDPFTLSAEGEHLYGRGTADMKGFLAAVLAAVPAMVGADLAVPIHLAFSHDEEVGCLGVRSLIDDLAQYPQRPAACIVGEPTSMRIATAHKGKLGLRVCLSGKACHSGMAPEGVNAIHAAARIIDWVERTATRKAADGPFDPRFAIAHTTLQVGTIEGGTALNIVPQDCRLDLEIRTVPADDVEALVAELEAVADSLSAEMRGAHPESSIRFERLSEYPGLSLDDDHALIEFILQLLDEPARERIGYGTEGGLFQRELGIPTVVCGPGSMAQGHQPDEFVTRDQLTRCDRFLTRLIGRLESPDMHRRRARGSLLTDAPD; translated from the coding sequence ATGCCTCACCCTAGTACTGTCGATATCCTGGCCGACCTGATCGCGCTGGATACTACGAGTTGCCGGTCGAACCTTGCGTTGATCGAGTATGTGGAAGGCTATCTCGCACGCTACGGGGTCGTCGGTCGTCGGGTGGCCGACGCCAGCGGCGAAAAGGCCAATCTTTATTGCACAATCGGCCCGGGCGATGCTTCGGGTGTGATGCTGTCGGGTCATACCGACACGGTACCGGTCACCGGCCAGCGGTGGCGATTCGATCCGTTCACGCTCAGCGCCGAAGGCGAGCATCTGTATGGTCGCGGCACGGCCGACATGAAAGGGTTTCTGGCGGCGGTACTGGCCGCCGTACCGGCGATGGTCGGCGCCGATCTGGCGGTGCCCATCCATCTGGCGTTCTCGCACGACGAGGAAGTCGGCTGTCTGGGTGTGCGCAGCCTCATCGACGATCTGGCCCAGTACCCACAACGGCCCGCGGCCTGTATCGTCGGCGAACCGACATCCATGCGGATCGCGACCGCGCACAAGGGAAAGCTTGGCCTGCGGGTCTGTCTGAGCGGCAAGGCCTGTCATTCCGGCATGGCCCCGGAGGGCGTCAACGCCATTCATGCAGCGGCTCGAATCATCGATTGGGTCGAACGGACGGCGACGCGCAAGGCCGCCGACGGGCCGTTCGATCCGCGATTCGCAATTGCGCACACCACCCTGCAGGTCGGTACGATCGAAGGGGGCACCGCGCTGAATATCGTGCCCCAAGACTGCCGGCTGGATCTGGAAATCCGTACCGTGCCCGCCGACGATGTCGAAGCCCTGGTGGCGGAACTCGAGGCCGTGGCCGACTCGCTTTCGGCCGAGATGCGTGGCGCGCACCCCGAGTCGTCCATTCGCTTCGAACGTCTCAGCGAGTATCCCGGCCTGTCACTGGACGACGATCATGCCCTGATCGAGTTCATCCTCCAGCTACTCGACGAACCGGCGCGCGAGCGTATCGGGTACGGCACGGAAGGTGGACTTTTCCAACGCGAGTTGGGAATTCCGACGGTGGTCTGTGGGCCGGGCAGCATGGCCCAGGGCCACCAGCCGGACGAGTTCGTCACCCGCGATCAGTTGACCCGTTGCGACCGGTTCCTGACCCGTTTGATCGGCCGCCTGGAAAGCCCGGACATGCATCGACGCCGGGCGCGCGGATCGCTGCTGACGGACGCACCGGACTGA